AGGAATATCCACAGGGTTAAATATCTATCGAGGAATTTTAGACGTTTGTTTGAGGTCATTTTATTTGTTTTTAAAAATTTCTGTTTTATTCTGTCCCGGATACGATGGAACTTGCTTAATACAAATTTATTTGTTCCAATGAATTAAAAAAGTAAGTTGAACAAAAAGCCAACGATCATAATCCCTGCAGCTACAATTCCTACGAACGTGAAAATTAAGGGCAGTTTAAGCACTTTTCTCAGGATGATGGTCTCCGGAAGGGATAAACCTATTACTGCCATCATGAATGCCAGTGAGGTTCCCAGTGAGGCGCCTTTTTCAATCAGCACCGAAACAATGGGGACTATTCCTGCCGCATTCGAATATAGCGGTATACCGATTAATATGGAAAGTGGAACACTGTACCATGCTGATTTTCCCATGAATTTCACCATGAACTCTGCCGGGACATAGCCGTGTACGCCTGCACCAACGGCAATGCCTAATGCCACGTAAAGCCAAACCTTGCCGACAATTTCTTTTACTGCATTATATCCAAAATCAAAACGCTGTGGCCAGGAAAGATTCTTTTCTTCCAAATTCTCTTTACCAAAGCGGGTCGAATATACCCAATCCTCTACCCAATGCTCCAATTTTAATTTTCCGAGCACCCATCCGGCAATAATAGCTATGATAAGTCCGGTAATCATGTAGATAAGAGCAATTTTCCAGCCAAACAGACCGAACAGAAGAACTACGGCTACTTCATTGATCATAGGGGAGGCAATTAAGAATGAAAAAGTTACCCCCAGGGGAACTCCTGATTCAACAAATCCAAGAAATAAAGGTATGGCTGAACATGAGCAAAACGGGGTGATAATGCCAAGCATCGCTGCCATCACATTACCGGTAAATTGTTTTTTACCTTCAAGTGCCTTGCGGGTACGTTCAGGGGTGA
This genomic interval from Bacteroidota bacterium contains the following:
- a CDS encoding permease, with the protein product MLSFFKSNIGKVILPLILLPFWFVIYSFLQPLTNWFIDDVLKMTKGTHLTESVRFFVFEFPKVLLLLTLIIFFVGIIRTYFTPERTRKALEGKKQFTGNVMAAMLGIITPFCSCSAIPLFLGFVESGVPLGVTFSFLIASPMINEVAVVLLFGLFGWKIALIYMITGLIIAIIAGWVLGKLKLEHWVEDWVYSTRFGKENLEEKNLSWPQRFDFGYNAVKEIVGKVWLYVALGIAVGAGVHGYVPAEFMVKFMGKSAWYSVPLSILIGIPLYSNAAGIVPIVSVLIEKGASLGTSLAFMMAVIGLSLPETIILRKVLKLPLIFTFVGIVAAGIMIVGFLFNLLF